In a genomic window of Pseudomonas putida:
- a CDS encoding PDR/VanB family oxidoreductase, translated as MMKVKIERIVDEALDIRSFRLVRSDGQPLDTYEPGAHVDLTGPTGVTRQYSLCSPPQDRRAYLVAVKKEAQSRGGSLALHEQVQEGMELEMGAPRNLFRLDESATEHVLFAAGIGVTPLLSMAYRLAESGQPYRLHYFARSAEYAAFTELLATNFADHVEFHYGVEPADLDAALSECLDRAGSDAHVYTCGPAPFMNKVVEVAARSRSEDAIHLEHFAADPAANSAPTGSFEVELASSGVVLHVPADSSLVDVLQAHGCDIDTECREGICGTCIVEVLDGVPEHRDNCLSNKEKASNKQICACVSRALSARLVLDI; from the coding sequence ATGATGAAGGTGAAGATCGAAAGGATCGTCGACGAAGCGCTGGATATCCGCTCCTTTCGCCTCGTGCGCAGTGACGGCCAGCCGCTCGACACCTATGAGCCGGGTGCCCACGTCGACTTGACCGGCCCGACCGGTGTAACCCGCCAATACTCCCTGTGCAGCCCGCCACAGGATCGCCGCGCCTATCTGGTGGCGGTGAAGAAGGAAGCGCAATCGCGCGGCGGCTCGCTGGCCCTGCACGAGCAGGTGCAAGAGGGCATGGAGCTGGAGATGGGCGCGCCGCGCAACCTGTTCCGCCTCGATGAATCGGCCACCGAACACGTGCTGTTCGCCGCCGGCATCGGCGTGACGCCGCTGCTGAGCATGGCCTATCGTCTGGCCGAAAGCGGCCAGCCGTATCGCCTGCACTACTTTGCCCGTTCGGCCGAGTACGCGGCGTTCACCGAACTGCTGGCGACGAATTTTGCCGACCACGTGGAGTTCCACTACGGTGTCGAACCCGCCGACCTGGACGCCGCGCTGAGCGAGTGCCTGGACCGCGCCGGCAGCGACGCCCACGTCTACACCTGTGGCCCGGCGCCGTTCATGAACAAGGTGGTGGAAGTCGCGGCGCGCAGCCGTTCGGAGGATGCCATTCACCTGGAACACTTCGCCGCTGACCCGGCAGCCAACAGCGCGCCGACCGGCAGCTTCGAAGTGGAACTGGCCAGCTCCGGCGTGGTGCTTCACGTACCGGCCGACAGCAGCCTGGTGGATGTGTTGCAGGCCCATGGTTGCGACATCGACACCGAATGCCGCGAAGGCATCTGCGGCACGTGCATCGTCGAGGTGTTGGACGGGGTGCCGGAGCATCGCGACAACTGCCTGTCGAACAAGGAAAAGGCGTCCAACAAGCAGATTTGCGCCTGTGTTTCCCGGGCACTTTCCGCTCGTCTGGTATTGGACATCTAA
- the feaR gene encoding transcriptional regulator FeaR codes for MITASAVRNEAFETWLSQVNQACGRFDARALDTDFYGELAEFRSGAIKLSVVDMAHVHLYRSSKDVSISSDGHYYAVFQMRGSSQLEQGDNRAQLGCGDIALIDASRPSDMTYNHDSRQLSLILPRQVVERGSHFTAVNCATRIGANNPLAAMANKLILETRHQEGLDMQESEAVLDALASLLLPGVSARDNAGDAHERQFRKIIAFIDEHISEEALCPELIAREVGISVRGLYRMFSKRGLVVAQYIKHRRLDFCAENLRRSDVEQKLSALCYAWGFSDSSYFSSAFKSRFGVSPGAYRKRYSQN; via the coding sequence ATGATTACAGCATCGGCGGTGCGCAATGAGGCGTTCGAAACCTGGCTGAGCCAGGTCAACCAGGCCTGCGGGCGTTTCGATGCCCGTGCACTGGACACTGATTTTTATGGCGAGCTGGCGGAATTTCGCAGCGGCGCGATCAAACTCAGTGTGGTCGACATGGCGCACGTGCACCTGTATCGCTCCAGCAAGGACGTCAGCATCAGCAGCGACGGCCACTACTACGCGGTGTTCCAGATGCGCGGCAGTTCGCAGCTGGAGCAGGGCGACAACCGTGCGCAACTGGGGTGTGGCGACATCGCCCTGATCGACGCCAGCCGTCCGAGCGACATGACCTATAACCACGATTCCCGTCAGTTGTCGCTGATCCTGCCGCGCCAGGTGGTCGAGCGCGGTTCGCATTTCACGGCGGTCAACTGCGCCACGCGCATCGGCGCCAACAACCCGCTGGCCGCCATGGCCAACAAGCTGATCCTGGAAACCCGCCATCAGGAAGGGCTGGACATGCAGGAAAGCGAAGCGGTGCTCGACGCCCTGGCCAGCCTGCTGTTGCCCGGCGTCAGTGCCCGCGACAATGCCGGCGATGCCCACGAACGGCAGTTCCGCAAGATCATTGCCTTCATCGACGAACACATCAGCGAAGAAGCGCTGTGCCCCGAGCTGATCGCCCGTGAGGTGGGAATTTCGGTGCGCGGGCTGTACCGGATGTTCTCCAAGCGCGGCCTGGTGGTGGCGCAATACATCAAGCACCGTCGCCTGGATTTCTGCGCGGAAAACCTGCGCCGCAGCGATGTGGAACAGAAGCTCTCGGCGCTGTGTTATGCCTGGGGCTTTTCCGATTCCAGCTACTTTTCCTCGGCGTTCAAGTCACGCTTCGGCGTATCGCCAGGCGCCTATCGCAAGCGCTATAGCCAGAACTGA
- a CDS encoding aromatic-ring-hydroxylating dioxygenase subunit beta yields the protein MSNQDTLNGFSGPLAQAIEFIWREAELLDHKNYAEWATLWSESGKYIVPIDPDTEDFEATLNYAYDDARMRALRIERLSAGFSPSAVDAAKTIRTVSRFRLVEAAGDIVEVNSAQLLYAYKRGVHTPFVADLNHRIRFTDGVPSLERKVVRLINSTDSLSALGFLL from the coding sequence ATGAGCAATCAAGACACCCTGAACGGCTTCTCCGGCCCATTGGCCCAAGCCATCGAATTCATCTGGCGCGAAGCCGAACTGCTGGACCACAAGAACTACGCCGAGTGGGCGACCCTGTGGAGCGAAAGCGGCAAGTACATCGTGCCGATCGACCCGGACACCGAAGACTTCGAGGCGACGCTGAACTACGCCTACGACGACGCACGCATGCGTGCCTTGCGTATCGAGCGCCTGAGCGCCGGCTTCTCGCCATCGGCGGTGGACGCGGCGAAAACCATCCGCACCGTCTCGCGTTTCCGCCTGGTGGAAGCGGCCGGCGACATCGTTGAAGTCAACTCGGCGCAGCTGCTGTACGCCTACAAGCGCGGCGTGCACACGCCGTTCGTGGCCGACTTGAACCACCGCATTCGCTTCACCGACGGCGTGCCATCGCTGGAGCGCAAGGTCGTGCGCCTGATCAACTCCACCGACAGCCTGAGCGCGCTCGGCTTCCTGCTGTGA
- a CDS encoding SDR family NAD(P)-dependent oxidoreductase — protein sequence MSRVALVTGASRGLGECIARRLHAAGYRVGLADVRLDGVQQLAAELDGSGASAVAIELDVRNKADFQRARDLLAERWGGTDILVNNAGVSKVAALMDITPEEFDESMAINLRGTFVACQVFGAHFAERGFGRIVNIASLAGQNGGTATGAHYAAAKGGVATLTKVFARELAPRGVTVNSISPGPLDLPVVRETVAPERLEQILKMIPAGSLGDPTFIADSVLLLIADNATSVTGACLDINGGLYMR from the coding sequence ATGAGTCGAGTAGCCCTGGTCACAGGTGCCTCGCGCGGACTGGGCGAGTGCATCGCCCGCCGTCTGCACGCGGCGGGTTATCGCGTCGGCCTGGCTGATGTGCGCCTCGATGGCGTTCAGCAGTTGGCCGCCGAGTTGGATGGCAGCGGCGCCAGCGCCGTCGCCATCGAGCTGGATGTACGCAACAAGGCCGACTTCCAGCGTGCTCGCGACCTGCTCGCCGAGCGCTGGGGCGGCACCGACATTCTGGTGAACAACGCCGGCGTGTCGAAAGTCGCGGCGCTGATGGACATCACGCCGGAAGAGTTCGACGAGTCGATGGCGATCAACCTGCGCGGCACCTTCGTCGCTTGCCAGGTGTTCGGCGCGCATTTCGCCGAGCGTGGCTTCGGCCGCATCGTCAACATCGCGTCCCTGGCCGGGCAGAACGGCGGTACCGCCACCGGCGCGCACTACGCGGCGGCCAAGGGCGGCGTGGCGACCCTGACCAAGGTCTTCGCCCGTGAACTGGCGCCCCGTGGCGTGACGGTCAACAGCATTTCGCCAGGTCCGCTGGATTTGCCGGTGGTGCGCGAAACCGTGGCCCCGGAGCGTCTGGAACAGATTCTGAAGATGATCCCGGCCGGCAGCCTGGGCGACCCGACGTTCATCGCCGACAGCGTCCTGCTGCTGATTGCCGACAACGCGACCTCCGTAACCGGCGCGTGCCTGGACATCAATGGCGGCTTGTACATGCGTTGA